From the genome of Pseudomonas sp. TMP9, one region includes:
- a CDS encoding DUF2946 domain-containing protein: MKLTRSDRRLLAWMLYFSVLFSAFACSIGHGQMAGLQLSGLSSQYCSFDGNFGAGADLDGSGVVAPNPATGTGCALASLFSAIILAAFFGLLGLLVASCAALLSVFFAPHPVRYLWPSANPRASPSTL, encoded by the coding sequence ATGAAATTAACCCGATCTGACCGTCGCCTGCTGGCCTGGATGCTGTATTTCAGCGTGCTGTTCAGTGCGTTCGCCTGCAGCATTGGCCATGGGCAAATGGCCGGTTTGCAGCTCAGCGGGTTGAGCAGTCAGTACTGCTCTTTCGACGGTAACTTCGGTGCGGGCGCGGATCTGGACGGCTCCGGTGTTGTCGCACCCAATCCCGCGACGGGAACGGGGTGCGCTCTCGCCAGCCTGTTCAGCGCGATCATTCTTGCAGCTTTCTTCGGCCTCTTAGGCTTACTGGTTGCAAGCTGCGCGGCGTTGTTAAGCGTTTTCTTCGCCCCCCATCCGGTCCGCTACCTCTGGCCATCGGCCAATCCCCGCGCCTCACCTTCAACCCTCTAG
- a CDS encoding PAS domain S-box protein, which produces MLFSALWIFGSDYVLNALIKNSERVAALQTSKGLLFILLSTGLIFFFSLRDRHAQRRLLDALTHSSQLLQHTQRNAGLGSWEYRNGFQLSDEAQRLLGRDLNSQPCNVEDLLSWLHPAERPAVQRALLALLEDHTSMTVSARLLLPQQQSATWVMLRGEVVEPGRILGTLQNISAQKRDESALRESEQRFRQLFEQTPRIAVQGYDRERRVIYWNQASTQLYGYALHEVMGRRLEELVVPPQNRSKLISAVNLWQLGGPPIPAAEVQLQRKDGTPIWVYSSHLMLRNSFDQVEMYCVDIDLTDYKKLDSELQVSEHRYRSLVEHLGDAIFITNAANQLTFLNPAWERISGYPVHESLGSPLQRFMPELGHVPLNQRLQELLKGDLDNLRLECQLLTRCGQVRRVELQFNFNALEKSLHGSLRDVHERYQTLQLQQARNAVLDELLALHPLNSILVGISQRLERLQPQMRVSIMLLDEYQRLHVGAAPSLPEAYCHAIEGIQAALGVGSCGHAAASGELVIAEDVSQHPNWREYQSVALAAGLHACWSLPFKDDNGHVLGTFGIYYPHPTRPSSADIALVTEFTRLAGLAVQFSATTVS; this is translated from the coding sequence ATGCTGTTTAGTGCTCTGTGGATTTTCGGCAGCGACTATGTGCTGAATGCGCTGATCAAGAACAGTGAGAGGGTAGCTGCTCTGCAAACCAGCAAAGGTCTGCTGTTTATTTTGCTCAGCACCGGGTTGATCTTCTTTTTCAGCCTGCGCGACCGCCATGCGCAGCGTCGGCTGCTCGATGCACTGACCCACAGCAGCCAACTGCTGCAACACACCCAACGCAATGCCGGACTCGGCAGCTGGGAATACCGCAACGGTTTCCAGCTCAGTGACGAGGCGCAGCGCCTGCTTGGCCGCGACCTTAATAGTCAGCCATGTAACGTTGAAGACCTGCTCAGTTGGCTGCACCCTGCCGAACGTCCTGCGGTGCAGCGTGCCTTGCTCGCCTTACTCGAGGACCACACGAGCATGACGGTCAGCGCTCGCCTGTTGCTGCCGCAGCAACAATCAGCCACCTGGGTGATGCTGCGTGGAGAAGTCGTCGAGCCTGGTCGCATCCTCGGGACCTTGCAGAACATCAGTGCACAGAAACGCGATGAAAGCGCCTTGCGTGAAAGTGAGCAGCGTTTTCGGCAATTGTTTGAACAAACACCGCGAATTGCCGTGCAGGGCTACGACCGAGAACGCCGGGTCATTTATTGGAACCAGGCCAGCACACAACTCTATGGTTATGCCCTGCATGAAGTCATGGGCCGTCGCCTAGAGGAGCTGGTCGTACCGCCGCAGAACCGCAGCAAACTAATCAGCGCCGTCAATTTATGGCAACTCGGCGGGCCACCAATCCCCGCAGCTGAGGTCCAGTTGCAGCGCAAAGATGGCACTCCGATTTGGGTCTACTCCAGCCATCTTATGCTGCGTAACAGCTTCGATCAGGTGGAGATGTACTGCGTTGACATCGACCTCACCGACTATAAAAAACTGGACAGCGAACTGCAGGTCAGCGAGCACCGTTACCGCTCGCTGGTCGAGCACTTGGGTGATGCGATTTTTATCACTAATGCAGCCAACCAGCTGACCTTCCTTAACCCGGCGTGGGAGCGCATCAGTGGTTACCCCGTCCACGAAAGCCTGGGCAGCCCACTGCAGCGATTTATGCCGGAATTGGGCCACGTCCCGCTTAACCAAAGGCTGCAAGAACTGCTCAAAGGTGACTTGGATAATCTGCGCTTGGAATGCCAGTTACTGACCCGCTGCGGCCAAGTACGCCGGGTGGAATTGCAGTTTAATTTCAATGCGCTGGAAAAGAGCCTACACGGCAGCCTACGTGACGTGCATGAACGCTATCAAACCCTGCAGCTGCAACAGGCGCGCAATGCTGTACTGGATGAACTGCTGGCCCTGCATCCGCTGAATAGCATCCTTGTCGGCATCAGTCAGCGTCTGGAAAGGCTGCAACCGCAGATGCGCGTATCCATCATGCTGCTTGATGAATACCAACGTTTGCATGTGGGTGCAGCGCCCAGCCTGCCGGAAGCGTATTGCCACGCCATTGAAGGGATTCAAGCGGCGTTGGGCGTAGGCTCATGCGGGCATGCCGCCGCGAGTGGCGAATTAGTGATTGCCGAAGATGTCAGCCAGCACCCCAATTGGCGCGAATACCAGTCCGTTGCCCTCGCAGCCGGCCTGCATGCGTGCTGGTCGCTGCCGTTTAAAGACGATAACGGCCACGTGCTCGGCACCTTCGGCATCTATTACCCGCACCCCACCCGGCCAAGCTCTGCGGATATCGCGCTGGTTACTGAGTTCACCCGGCTGGCGGGGCTAGCGGTGCAGTTCAGCGCCACCACGGTGAGCTGA
- a CDS encoding multidrug effflux MFS transporter → MPLRLLLILGALSAFGPLAIDFYLPSFPALARAFATDVEHVQLSLAVYFIGLAIGQLVYGPLADRFGRRKPLLVGVTLFSLASLACALAPSLEWLIAARFVQALGGCAGMVVSRAVVRDLCDPINSAKVFSQLMLVMGLAPILAPLAGGLLLSTLGWPSIFICLTLFSFLCLLAVAKWLPETLARDAPSAPLSGALGQYRRLLANLPFLGYALTGGFAVAGMFAYIAGSPFVFIELYGIPTEHYGWLFGSNALGFILAAQLNAWLVARHGPGYWLGKVVWFYWAAGLALLLVALAKPQALWPLLIPLFCCIACLGILLPNASACAMAGQGRHAGSASALLGSLQFAIAASAAAMVGVLHDGSAWPVAVVIFSCGILAVGCSLFTRWAERGVSHVLG, encoded by the coding sequence ATGCCGTTACGTCTTTTGTTGATACTCGGTGCGCTTAGCGCATTCGGGCCGCTGGCCATTGACTTCTACCTGCCGAGCTTCCCGGCTCTGGCCCGCGCTTTTGCTACCGATGTTGAGCATGTGCAGCTGTCGTTGGCCGTCTACTTTATCGGCTTAGCTATTGGTCAGCTGGTTTACGGCCCGCTGGCTGATCGTTTCGGCCGGCGCAAGCCGCTGCTTGTCGGGGTGACGTTATTCAGTCTGGCGTCGCTGGCTTGCGCGCTGGCGCCTAGTTTGGAGTGGCTAATCGCGGCGCGGTTTGTACAAGCATTGGGCGGTTGCGCCGGCATGGTGGTGTCGCGGGCGGTGGTGCGCGATTTATGCGACCCGATCAACTCAGCCAAGGTGTTTTCCCAGTTGATGCTGGTGATGGGGCTGGCGCCGATTCTTGCACCGTTAGCCGGTGGTCTGCTGCTGAGTACGTTGGGTTGGCCGTCGATCTTTATCTGCCTGACGCTGTTTAGCTTTCTGTGCCTGTTGGCGGTGGCTAAGTGGCTGCCGGAAACGCTGGCCAGGGACGCGCCGTCAGCGCCTTTAAGCGGTGCGCTCGGGCAATACCGGCGCCTGTTGGCGAATTTGCCGTTCCTTGGGTATGCGTTAACAGGCGGGTTTGCCGTTGCCGGGATGTTTGCCTACATCGCCGGTTCGCCGTTCGTATTTATCGAGCTGTACGGCATACCCACTGAGCACTATGGCTGGCTGTTTGGCAGCAACGCGTTGGGTTTTATTCTGGCGGCGCAGCTGAATGCCTGGTTGGTCGCACGGCATGGACCGGGGTATTGGTTGGGTAAAGTCGTCTGGTTTTACTGGGCCGCCGGCTTAGCTCTGTTGCTGGTGGCGCTGGCCAAGCCGCAGGCGCTGTGGCCGTTACTGATTCCGCTGTTCTGCTGCATTGCCTGTTTGGGCATCCTTTTGCCCAATGCCTCAGCATGTGCCATGGCTGGGCAAGGCCGGCATGCTGGCAGTGCGTCGGCGTTGCTTGGCAGCCTGCAATTCGCCATCGCCGCCAGTGCTGCCGCCATGGTGGGCGTGCTGCATGACGGCAGCGCCTGGCCAGTTGCGGTGGTGATTTTTAGCTGCGGGATTTTAGCCGTTGGCTGCTCCCTATTTACCCGCTGGGCCGAACGTGGAGTGAGCCATGTATTGGGCTAA
- a CDS encoding efflux RND transporter permease subunit — translation MISRFFIDRPVFAAVISIVIIMAGLMAMRSLPIAQYPQILPPQVSVSASYAGASAQVIAETVAAPLEQSINGVEGMIYQQSNSGGNAMSLSVYFEVGRDPDQATIDVNNRVQAALAKLPEEVRRQGVKVQKKSSDILQVVTLFSPDGSRDPVFISNYALINVIDELKRLPGVGDVTQFGSKDYSMRIWLRPDKLAQFNLTPSDVVKSIREQNSQFAAGSFGQQPLKQEQDFTYTVTTQGRFTDPKEFENVILRTDETGASLLLKDVARIELGAQDYSLMTSLNGQQNAAFGVYLQPGANALDTAEAVSNALERLSKNFPSGMTFKVPYDTTKFVRVSIEEVIYTFFEALVLVVLVVFIFLQNWRATLIPVLAIPVSLIGTFAGMYMLGFSINLLTLFGMVLAIGIVVDDAIVVIENVERVMATDKVGPREATIKAMEEVTGPIIAIVLVLCAVFVPVGFLGGLAGEMYKQFAITIAVSVVISGIVALTLSPALCALLLKPGHHEPAAPFRLFNRFFDKMTDGYTAGVRFFLKRSAVGLLLFGAMIAVMVVLFNRVPSSLVPSEDQGYVINAYFLPPAASLTRTEKLTSEVTQQLMAHPAVQDVVTFAGFDVLSSGTRSNSGVSFVPLKDWSERTTPELDARNLTGEFMAMASSQKDGVMMSFNPPPITGMSTTGGFEGFIQDRSGGGTAELASKVQAFLAAAAKRPELKGVQSTFNANVPQYYIDLDRTKARALGVPINDVFTAMQATFGSFYVNDFSLYGRTFQVSLQAEAEFRSKPEDLSQVYVRAASGELVSLASLVKVKRILGPDTYARFNVYPAAKILGGPAPGYSSGQALSAIQQVADEVLGSEYSIGWTGSAFQEVASQGSGSSAFLFGLIMVFLILAAQYERWTLPLVVVTAVPFAVFGAILAVWLRGIENDLYFQVGLLTLIGLAAKNAILIVEFAVLNRQNGMGIFESALEASRLRFRPIIMTSLAFILGVVPLAISSGAGSASRHSIGTGVIGGMLAATFLAIFLIPMFYLLVESIAEKISKGRKKADTPV, via the coding sequence GTGATCTCACGCTTCTTTATTGACCGCCCGGTGTTTGCCGCCGTCATCTCGATCGTCATCATCATGGCCGGCCTTATGGCCATGCGTTCGCTGCCGATCGCCCAGTACCCGCAGATTCTGCCGCCGCAAGTGTCGGTTAGCGCCAGCTATGCCGGTGCCAGCGCCCAGGTCATCGCTGAGACAGTGGCTGCGCCGCTGGAACAGTCGATTAACGGCGTTGAGGGCATGATCTACCAGCAGTCCAACTCCGGCGGTAACGCCATGAGCCTGTCGGTGTACTTCGAAGTGGGTCGTGATCCGGATCAGGCCACCATCGACGTCAACAACCGGGTGCAAGCGGCACTGGCTAAATTGCCCGAAGAAGTGCGCCGCCAAGGTGTGAAAGTGCAGAAGAAGTCTTCCGACATTCTGCAGGTGGTGACGTTGTTTTCCCCGGATGGCTCGCGCGATCCGGTGTTCATCAGTAACTACGCGCTGATCAACGTTATCGACGAACTTAAACGCTTGCCCGGTGTGGGCGATGTCACCCAGTTCGGCTCTAAAGACTATTCCATGCGCATTTGGTTGCGCCCGGATAAGCTGGCGCAGTTCAACCTAACGCCCAGCGATGTGGTCAAGTCGATCCGTGAGCAGAACTCGCAGTTTGCCGCCGGCAGCTTCGGCCAGCAGCCGCTCAAGCAAGAGCAAGACTTCACCTACACGGTGACCACCCAAGGCCGCTTCACTGACCCGAAAGAGTTTGAAAACGTCATCCTGCGCACCGATGAAACCGGCGCAAGTTTGCTGCTCAAGGATGTCGCCCGCATCGAACTCGGTGCGCAAGACTACTCGCTGATGACCTCGCTAAACGGCCAGCAGAACGCTGCGTTTGGCGTTTATCTGCAACCCGGCGCCAATGCCCTGGACACCGCCGAAGCGGTCAGCAACGCGCTGGAGCGGCTGTCGAAGAATTTCCCCAGCGGCATGACCTTTAAAGTGCCGTATGACACCACCAAATTTGTCCGGGTATCGATCGAAGAGGTGATTTACACCTTCTTCGAAGCCCTGGTACTGGTGGTGTTAGTGGTGTTTATCTTCCTGCAAAACTGGCGCGCCACGCTGATCCCGGTGCTGGCGATTCCGGTGTCATTGATCGGCACCTTCGCCGGCATGTACATGCTCGGTTTCTCGATCAACCTGCTCACGCTGTTCGGCATGGTGCTGGCCATCGGTATCGTGGTGGACGATGCCATTGTGGTGATTGAAAACGTCGAGCGGGTGATGGCCACCGACAAGGTTGGCCCGCGCGAGGCCACCATCAAAGCCATGGAAGAGGTTACAGGGCCGATCATCGCCATCGTGCTGGTGCTCTGCGCAGTGTTTGTGCCAGTCGGATTTCTCGGTGGCCTGGCCGGGGAAATGTATAAACAGTTCGCCATCACTATTGCCGTGTCTGTGGTGATTTCCGGCATCGTCGCCCTGACCCTGAGCCCGGCGCTGTGCGCCTTGCTGCTCAAGCCCGGTCATCATGAACCAGCGGCGCCATTTCGCCTGTTCAACCGCTTCTTTGACAAAATGACCGACGGTTACACCGCCGGTGTGCGCTTCTTTCTTAAGCGCTCAGCGGTGGGCTTGCTGCTGTTCGGCGCAATGATTGCGGTAATGGTGGTGCTGTTCAACCGGGTGCCCAGTTCTTTGGTTCCCAGCGAGGACCAAGGCTATGTGATCAACGCCTACTTCCTGCCACCCGCTGCATCACTGACCCGTACCGAGAAACTCACCAGCGAGGTGACTCAGCAATTGATGGCGCACCCAGCCGTTCAGGACGTGGTGACCTTTGCCGGTTTCGACGTGTTGAGTTCGGGTACGCGCAGTAACTCGGGTGTGTCCTTTGTGCCGCTAAAGGATTGGAGTGAGCGCACCACGCCTGAGCTGGATGCGCGCAACCTGACCGGCGAGTTTATGGCCATGGCCTCAAGCCAGAAAGACGGCGTGATGATGAGCTTCAACCCGCCGCCGATTACCGGTATGAGCACCACCGGCGGTTTTGAAGGCTTTATCCAAGACCGCAGTGGCGGCGGCACGGCAGAATTGGCGAGCAAGGTGCAAGCCTTCCTTGCCGCTGCAGCTAAGCGCCCAGAACTTAAAGGGGTGCAGAGCACCTTTAACGCCAATGTGCCGCAGTACTATATCGATCTTGATCGCACCAAGGCGCGTGCTTTGGGCGTACCGATCAATGATGTGTTCACCGCCATGCAGGCGACGTTTGGCAGCTTCTATGTCAACGATTTCAGCTTGTACGGCCGCACCTTCCAAGTCAGCTTGCAGGCCGAGGCGGAGTTCCGCAGCAAGCCTGAGGACCTGTCCCAAGTCTACGTGCGCGCCGCCAGCGGTGAGTTGGTATCGCTGGCCAGCCTTGTTAAGGTCAAACGTATTCTTGGCCCCGATACTTACGCGCGCTTTAACGTCTACCCGGCCGCGAAGATTCTCGGTGGGCCGGCTCCAGGTTACAGCTCAGGTCAGGCCCTGAGCGCGATTCAGCAAGTGGCGGATGAAGTGCTGGGCAGCGAATACAGCATCGGTTGGACCGGTTCGGCCTTCCAAGAAGTGGCATCCCAGGGTTCGGGTAGCAGTGCCTTTCTCTTCGGTTTAATCATGGTATTCCTGATCCTCGCTGCGCAGTACGAGCGCTGGACCTTGCCGTTGGTGGTGGTCACAGCGGTGCCATTCGCGGTGTTCGGGGCGATCCTTGCGGTGTGGCTGCGCGGCATCGAAAACGATTTGTACTTTCAGGTTGGCCTGCTCACGTTGATCGGCCTGGCGGCGAAGAACGCCATTCTTATCGTCGAGTTCGCGGTACTCAACCGACAAAACGGCATGGGCATTTTCGAGTCGGCGCTGGAGGCTTCGCGCCTACGTTTTCGCCCGATCATCATGACGTCGCTGGCGTTTATCCTCGGTGTGGTACCGCTGGCTATTAGCTCGGGCGCAGGCTCTGCCAGTCGTCATTCGATCGGCACCGGGGTGATTGGCGGCATGTTGGCGGCCACCTTCCTGGCGATTTTCCTGATTCCAATGTTCTACCTGTTGGTGGAATCCATAGCAGAAAAAATCAGTAAAGGCCGGAAAAAAGCCGACACACCGGTTTAA
- a CDS encoding efflux RND transporter periplasmic adaptor subunit, with product MPFSLHLPAAAGALLLAIFACPLYAADTPPAPEVVVETVKVEALPLEFEYSARTAGFREVQVRAQVSGILQERTYLEGSQVKQGQVMFRIDPRIYQAALSRAKGALAQEQARYRQTERNLKRIRELQKKGFASESELDNAVSNFEQSKANIQAAEAEVLSKQIDLDYTTVKAPISGITSKETVSEGSLMVAGDPNASLLSNITQLDPIYVNFAAPDSDVESVRSGLQNGSLVLPEDGKMSVTITLGDGSVYPLEGKVDFTDSLVDRGTGTVSARAVAPNPEQHLLPGQFVRVQVKGLSLPNAMTLPERAIAQGPSGTFVYVVDEQGLARKRQVTTGHTAKGRWVIISGVSAGERVIVEGLPKVRPDSPVKVVAPAASQS from the coding sequence ATGCCCTTTTCCCTTCATCTGCCGGCGGCTGCCGGTGCCTTGTTGCTGGCTATTTTTGCCTGCCCGCTGTACGCCGCTGATACCCCGCCGGCGCCCGAAGTGGTGGTGGAAACGGTAAAGGTCGAAGCGTTACCGCTGGAGTTTGAATACTCCGCCCGCACGGCAGGTTTTCGCGAGGTGCAGGTGCGCGCTCAGGTCAGCGGGATTTTGCAGGAACGCACCTATCTAGAAGGCAGCCAGGTCAAGCAAGGGCAGGTGATGTTCCGCATTGACCCGCGCATTTATCAGGCGGCGCTAAGCCGGGCTAAGGGTGCGCTGGCGCAGGAGCAAGCACGCTATCGTCAGACGGAACGCAACCTCAAGCGCATCCGTGAGCTGCAGAAAAAGGGTTTTGCCAGCGAGAGTGAACTGGACAACGCGGTGTCGAATTTCGAGCAGAGCAAAGCCAATATTCAAGCGGCGGAAGCCGAGGTGTTGTCCAAGCAGATCGACCTCGACTACACCACAGTGAAGGCACCGATCTCCGGCATCACCAGTAAGGAAACGGTCTCCGAAGGCAGCCTGATGGTCGCCGGTGATCCGAATGCCAGCCTGCTGAGCAACATCACCCAGCTGGACCCGATCTACGTCAATTTTGCCGCCCCCGACTCTGACGTGGAGAGTGTGCGCAGTGGCTTGCAGAACGGCAGCTTAGTGCTGCCGGAAGACGGCAAAATGAGCGTGACGATTACCCTTGGCGACGGCAGCGTCTATCCATTAGAAGGCAAGGTGGACTTTACCGACAGCTTGGTTGATCGCGGCACGGGCACGGTCAGCGCTCGCGCTGTGGCGCCTAATCCCGAGCAGCATCTTCTACCCGGTCAGTTTGTCCGGGTTCAGGTCAAAGGTTTGAGCCTGCCCAATGCCATGACCCTGCCTGAACGGGCGATTGCCCAAGGCCCAAGCGGTACTTTTGTGTATGTCGTCGATGAGCAAGGCTTGGCGCGTAAGCGGCAGGTCACTACCGGGCACACAGCCAAAGGTCGCTGGGTGATTATTTCTGGGGTCAGTGCCGGGGAGCGGGTGATCGTTGAGGGCCTGCCGAAAGTGCGCCCGGACAGCCCGGTCAAGGTTGTTGCTCCCGCTGCCAGCCAATCTTAA
- a CDS encoding TetR family transcriptional regulator, with protein sequence MRRTKENAEKTRIALLAAAETLFLEKGVARTSLEHIARQAGVTRGAVYWHFANKAHLFNAMLNQVRLPPEHLAERMRGCPEHDPLLTLRELCIEAIANLARDEQKRRIFTVLLRRCEFTEELREAEERHEAFINLFIELCEQQFSSPAVSPRLHAGLSPRLAARSVHALLVGLFHDWLRDPTLFDPLHDTAPMVDACFRGLIRDWPAHEPSLADHAKPAL encoded by the coding sequence ATGCGCCGAACCAAAGAAAATGCTGAAAAAACCCGGATTGCTCTGCTTGCGGCCGCCGAAACGCTGTTTCTAGAAAAAGGCGTGGCACGCACCAGCTTGGAGCATATTGCCCGCCAGGCCGGGGTCACGCGCGGCGCGGTGTATTGGCACTTCGCTAACAAGGCCCACCTTTTCAACGCCATGCTCAACCAAGTGCGCTTGCCGCCTGAGCATCTGGCTGAGCGTATGCGCGGCTGCCCCGAGCATGACCCGCTGCTGACCTTACGTGAGCTGTGCATCGAGGCCATTGCTAACTTGGCCCGGGACGAACAAAAACGCCGCATCTTCACGGTGCTGCTACGGCGTTGCGAGTTCACCGAGGAGTTACGCGAGGCTGAAGAGCGCCATGAGGCCTTTATCAATCTGTTTATCGAGCTCTGCGAGCAGCAGTTCAGCAGCCCAGCCGTCAGCCCGCGCTTGCATGCGGGGCTGAGTCCGCGCCTGGCAGCGCGCTCGGTGCATGCGTTACTGGTAGGCTTGTTTCACGACTGGCTGCGCGACCCTACGCTGTTTGACCCGCTGCATGACACCGCGCCGATGGTCGATGCCTGCTTTCGTGGGCTGATCCGCGATTGGCCAGCCCACGAGCCTTCACTTGCTGATCACGCCAAGCCTGCGCTGTAG
- a CDS encoding heavy-metal-associated domain-containing protein, whose product MQTTSVHTFRVEGMTCDHCIKAVTDAVLARDAAADVRVKIQGGEVTVGSHLASDELIIAIAEAGYSAGLA is encoded by the coding sequence ATGCAAACAACGAGCGTTCACACATTTCGGGTCGAGGGCATGACCTGCGACCATTGTATTAAAGCAGTGACCGACGCCGTGCTGGCTCGTGATGCCGCTGCGGATGTCAGGGTAAAAATCCAAGGCGGCGAGGTCACGGTGGGCAGCCACCTGGCCAGTGATGAATTGATTATCGCGATTGCCGAAGCCGGCTACAGCGCAGGCTTGGCGTGA